One Ranitomeya variabilis isolate aRanVar5 chromosome 5, aRanVar5.hap1, whole genome shotgun sequence DNA window includes the following coding sequences:
- the LOC143775002 gene encoding uncharacterized protein LOC143775002, with protein sequence MSSPVSSSDEEFQPRQSEVDHVSESTSTEGQRGTEQRSQGPGGRRQRVSQRDDDRIDNDLLISLVQERVPLWDSRDKQHAVNTVLRRLWSEVAQALWDGWENSTPRVRNAFVEKVRTRWRSMKDRFNCDLRAEKSAASGSGARHRLYKYHRVLAFLRPVLLMRTTHCTTVATGAGAVLQPEATDPSQPSSSAAPGGSSTLTGDQGAGPSGLPLSQSSFAAPILAGSSRQRQRASDRSLMPEFLHLSSVLHDAIKALGDRMDVNHNLLNCRIQDVAKSVDQLKADLNKPAHHFFNQILEGMSEHLSPDLQLSVMQACNVAFVQAMQQSQSRNVAAYPTVPSLSQVNTIPTSAAYHCTATSIPSTGVLHYSANTMTSAVGHPTATTVTTAAPAWTSSADTTRTQDPGMAYRAGTLPMQQDPSMQYRTGPPQMQQDRGLAYRTGPTPMQQDRGVAYRTGPTPMQQDRGVAFLAGHPPMQQDPSMAYRPGPPMMQHDQAIPFQAGPTLMQQDTSMALCSPPPAMQQDTVMGFVSPPPTRHQDPGRFRT encoded by the exons atgtcttctccggtttcctcgtctgatgaggagttccagccacgtcaatcagaagtggatcacgtgagcgag agcacttcaacagagggacagagaggtactgagcagcggagtcaaggtccaggtggaagacggcagcgg gtttcacaacgggacgacgaccggattgataatgacctgctgatcagtctggtccaggagcgagtcccgttgtgggacagccgggataaacagcacgccgtcaatactgttctccgtcgtttgtggagtgaggtggcccaagcgttgtgggatggctgggagaattccacgccacgggtccgtaatgcatttg tggaaaaagtaaggacacgttggcgttccatgaaggaccgcttcaactgtgacctacgtgcagagaagagtgcagctagtggttccggagcaaggcaccggctctacaaataccaccgtgtgttggccttcctgagaccggtccttctcatgagaac cacacactgcacgactgtcgccacaggtgctggagcggtccttcagccggaagccacggacccgtcacagccatccagcagcgcagcaccaggtgggtcttccacactcactggagaccagggggctggcccatcaggtcttcccctttcgcagtcctctttcgctgcacccattttggcgggctcatcccggcagcgacagagggcttcggataggtccctcatgcccgagtttttacacttgagctcggttttacatgatgctatcaaggctttaggtgacagaatggatgtgaaccataatctcttaaattgccgcatccaggatgtcgccaaaagcgttgatcaattgaaagccgacctcaataagccagctcatcattttttcaatcaaatcctagagggcatgtcggaacaccttagccctgatctccagctgagtgtgatgcaggcctgcaatgttgcttttgtgcaggctatgcagcagagtcagagtcgtaatgtggcggcctatccaactgtgccgtcactgtcacaagtaaacactattcctacctctgctgcataccactgcacggccacctctattccctctacaggtgtactccactacagcgccaacacgatgacgagtgctgttggacatcccaccgccaccaccgtgacgaccgctgctccggcttggacctcctccgctgacaccacgaggacgcaggaccctggcatggcttatcgggccggcaccctcccgatgcagcaggacccatccatgcaatatcggaccggcccaccccagatgcagcaggaccgaggcctggcataccggaccggacccaccccgatgcagcaggaccgaggcgttgcataccggaccggacccaccccgatgcagcaggaccgaggcgttgctttcctggcaggacaccccccgatgcagcaggacccatccatggcgtatcgccctgggccccccatgatgcagcacgaccaagccatacctttccaggcaggacccaccctgatgcagcaggacacatccatggctttatgttcccccccaccagcaatgcagcaggacactgttatgggatttgtttccccccccccaacgaggcaccaggatcctggaagg ttcagaacttAA